One window of the Etheostoma spectabile isolate EspeVRDwgs_2016 chromosome 16, UIUC_Espe_1.0, whole genome shotgun sequence genome contains the following:
- the spra gene encoding sepiapterin reductase a, with protein MSSPESTDLGRALCIITGASRGFGRTIAREISRLVKPGSALVLTARSGDDLRALRAELAESEAGKAGLVVDCVVADLGQTEGLESIVRASKDAFSDDIDHVVLVNNGASLGDVSRYAKSFTNMAEVDSYLSLNVSSSLCLTAGVLQACPQRPGLRRTVVNISSLCALQPYRSWVLYCTGKAARDMMFRVLAEEEPDLRVLNYAPGPLDTAMLTEAKSRTADPSTRTSISGLFAQGQVLTCEASCAKLMKLLLEDNYTSGAHIDIYDVDTA; from the exons ATGTCGTCCCCTGAGAGTACTGACCTGGGCCGGGCGCTCTGTATTATCACCGGGGCTTCCAGAGGCTTTGGTCGGACTATAGCAAGGGAGATTTCTCGGTTGGTGAAGCCCGGGTCAGCGCTCGTCCTGACGGCCCGCTCCGGTGATGACCTGCGGGCTTTGCGGGCTGAGCTGGCCGAGTCGGAGGCAGGCAAAGCGGGTCTGGTGGTTGATTGTGTTGTGGCAGATCTGGGTCAGACTGAGGGACTGGAGAGCATCGTCAGGGCATCTAAGGATGCTTTTTCTGACGATATAGATCACGTTGTACTGGTCAACAATGGTG CTTCTCTGGGTGACGTGTCCCGCTACGCCAAAAGCTTCACCAACATGGCCGAGGTGGACTCCTACTTGTCCCTCAACGTCAGCTCCTCCCTGTGCCTCACCGCCGGCGTCCTGCAGGCTTGTCCACAGCGTCCAGGCCTGCGGCGCACCGTGGTCAACATCAGCTCCCTGTGCGCTCTGCAACCTTACCGCTCCTGGGTGCTGTACTGCACAGGCAAGGCTGCCCGAGACATGATGTTCAGGGTGCTGGCGGAAGAGGAGCCGGACCTTCGTGTGCTAAACTACGCTCCAG GGCCTCTGGACACAGCCATGCTGACGGAGGCCAAATCCAGAACAGCAGATCCGAGCACCAGGACCTCTATTTCAGGCTTGTTCGCCCAGGGCCAGGTGCTCACCTGTGAGGCCTCTTGTGCCAAGCTGATGAAGCTGCTGCTGGAAGACAACTACACATCAGGAGCTCACATCGACATCTATGACGTAGACACAGCTTGA